The following proteins are co-located in the Desulfoscipio sp. XC116 genome:
- the rsgA gene encoding ribosome small subunit-dependent GTPase A: MTDNILIKYGISERFIQEATLYPNLVMGRICSQYKNLYQAVTHRENVSAEISGKFRYAAARLSDYPAVGDFVMLDRSDNKKGNAIIHHVLTRKSSFERKAIGTENGTQIVAANIDTVFLCMALNNDYNLRRLERYLSIAWDSRAVPVVVLTKSDICQNLQEKLAQVSSVAIGVDVLVTSAMPENGYKSIQLYIKPGKTVAFIGSSGVGKSTLINRLAGGEILQTSDIRKDGKGRHTTTRRQLLLLQNGGIVIDTPGMRELGVESADLSRAFADIDKLSKQCKFCDCSHQNEPGCAVQRAIQNGELTEKRLESYRKLKKEVKYDGMSSRQIETEKINAMFSSMGGIKNARKFIKAKSKKR, encoded by the coding sequence TTGACGGATAATATTTTAATAAAATATGGCATAAGCGAACGCTTTATACAGGAAGCAACTTTATATCCAAATTTGGTTATGGGCCGAATTTGTTCGCAATACAAGAATTTATACCAAGCAGTTACCCACCGGGAAAATGTTTCGGCAGAAATATCCGGTAAGTTTCGATATGCAGCCGCCCGCTTATCTGATTATCCTGCGGTGGGAGACTTTGTGATGCTTGACCGCAGTGATAATAAAAAAGGAAATGCAATTATTCACCATGTTCTCACCAGAAAGAGTTCCTTTGAGCGCAAAGCGATAGGAACGGAGAACGGCACACAAATAGTGGCAGCAAATATTGACACAGTATTTCTCTGCATGGCACTGAATAATGACTATAATCTGCGGCGGTTGGAGCGCTACCTATCCATCGCATGGGATAGCCGCGCTGTGCCTGTAGTTGTGCTAACCAAATCTGATATTTGCCAAAACTTACAGGAGAAGTTAGCACAGGTTTCGTCTGTGGCAATTGGCGTAGATGTACTGGTCACTTCGGCTATGCCGGAGAACGGATACAAAAGTATTCAGTTATATATTAAACCCGGCAAAACTGTAGCTTTTATTGGCTCCTCCGGTGTGGGTAAGTCTACACTAATTAACCGTCTGGCAGGTGGGGAAATCCTGCAAACCAGCGATATCCGCAAGGATGGTAAAGGCAGACATACCACTACGCGGAGACAGCTACTGCTTCTTCAAAACGGTGGAATTGTCATTGATACACCCGGAATGAGAGAGCTGGGGGTTGAAAGTGCTGATTTATCAAGAGCATTCGCAGATATTGATAAGCTATCTAAGCAATGCAAATTTTGTGACTGTTCCCACCAAAATGAACCGGGGTGCGCAGTGCAGAGAGCTATCCAAAATGGTGAACTTACGGAAAAACGATTGGAAAGCTACCGAAAACTTAAAAAAGAAGTAAAATACGATGGAATGAGTTCAAGGCAAATTGAGACAGAAAAAATTAATGCCATGTTTTCCAGTATGGGTGGTATAAAAAACGCCAGGAAATTTATCAAAGCAAAAAGTAAAAAAAGATAA
- the tgt gene encoding tRNA guanosine(34) transglycosylase Tgt encodes MAIGFTITKEDDRSTARLGLLNTPHGTVQTPIFMPVGTQATVKTMTPHEVRDCGGAMVLSNTYHLYLRPGHNLVAEAGGLHNFMRWDGPILTDSGGFQVFSLGPLRKITDQGVTFRSHIDGSEHFFSPETSMDIQMALGADVVMAFDECAPYPCSYEDTRSAMQRTTRWAERCRARHDREDQALFGIIQGGMYRDLRLQSAAELADMDFPGHGIGGLSVGEPKSMMYEVLDYLVPAMPREKPRYLMGVGSPDCLLEGVYRGIDMFDCVLATRIARNGTVFTRQGKLVVRNAEYARDFKPLDPACDCYTCRNFSRAYIRHLIKANEILGIRLTTLHNLRFVLRLMEDIRAAIAGDYFVEYKDDFLKQFKLD; translated from the coding sequence ATGGCTATTGGTTTTACAATTACCAAAGAAGATGACAGAAGCACGGCTAGGCTGGGTCTGTTGAATACTCCCCACGGTACGGTGCAAACGCCTATTTTCATGCCGGTGGGCACCCAAGCTACCGTAAAAACCATGACCCCTCATGAGGTGCGCGACTGTGGCGGGGCAATGGTGCTCAGTAACACTTATCATTTGTACCTGCGGCCGGGCCATAATCTGGTAGCCGAGGCGGGCGGATTGCATAATTTTATGCGCTGGGACGGCCCTATCCTGACGGACAGCGGTGGCTTTCAGGTGTTTAGCCTGGGCCCTTTACGCAAAATTACCGATCAGGGAGTCACTTTTCGCAGTCATATTGACGGTTCGGAGCATTTCTTCAGTCCCGAAACGTCTATGGACATACAAATGGCTTTGGGGGCGGATGTGGTGATGGCTTTTGATGAATGTGCGCCCTATCCTTGCAGCTATGAGGATACACGGTCGGCCATGCAGCGTACCACCCGCTGGGCGGAGCGTTGTCGCGCGCGCCATGACCGGGAGGACCAGGCGCTATTCGGTATTATTCAGGGAGGCATGTACCGCGATCTGCGTTTACAAAGCGCGGCGGAGCTGGCTGATATGGATTTTCCAGGGCACGGTATCGGCGGGTTAAGCGTTGGAGAACCGAAATCAATGATGTACGAGGTATTGGATTATCTTGTGCCGGCCATGCCCCGGGAAAAGCCCCGCTATCTGATGGGGGTGGGATCGCCGGACTGTTTGCTGGAGGGGGTCTACCGGGGCATAGATATGTTTGACTGTGTGCTGGCCACCCGAATTGCCCGCAATGGCACGGTGTTCACCCGACAAGGTAAGCTTGTGGTGCGCAATGCCGAGTATGCCAGAGATTTCAAGCCATTAGACCCTGCCTGCGACTGCTATACTTGCCGTAATTTTTCCCGCGCTTATATTAGACATTTAATTAAAGCCAACGAGATACTGGGCATTAGATTAACTACACTGCACAATTTGCGTTTTGTGCTGCGGCTGATGGAAGACATTCGGGCTGCTATAGCCGGCGATTATTTCGTGGAGTACAAGGATGATTTTTTAAAACAGTTTAAGCTGGATTAA
- the nadE gene encoding NAD(+) synthase: MVGDLAGKIENWLQEQINNGGARGFVVGLSGGIDSAVTAALCRNVCPKTTFGVIMPCYSNPQDAQHAELLARSIGIEYETVQLDKPFAEMVKLLTGENYNPEKKDLVIANIKPRLRMTTLYYHAARRQSLVAGTGNRSELTVGYFTKHGDGGVDLLPIGNLVKKQVFELAEFLNIPAPIINKPPSAGLWEGQSDEKEMGFTYEELDRYILTGQAEDELRRKVNNLAMKSMHKKQLPAMPPS, from the coding sequence TTGGTAGGCGACCTGGCTGGAAAAATAGAGAATTGGCTGCAAGAACAAATTAATAATGGAGGGGCCAGGGGTTTTGTCGTAGGACTAAGCGGTGGTATTGATTCAGCGGTTACGGCGGCATTATGTCGCAATGTTTGTCCCAAAACAACTTTTGGTGTAATTATGCCTTGCTATAGTAATCCCCAGGATGCCCAGCATGCTGAATTACTGGCTAGATCAATAGGTATTGAGTATGAAACCGTACAATTGGACAAACCATTTGCGGAAATGGTAAAATTACTAACTGGTGAAAATTATAACCCGGAGAAGAAGGACCTGGTTATTGCTAATATAAAACCACGTCTTAGAATGACAACACTTTACTATCATGCGGCCAGAAGGCAAAGCCTTGTGGCTGGCACCGGCAACCGTAGTGAGCTTACCGTGGGCTATTTTACAAAACATGGCGATGGTGGTGTTGATTTGCTGCCTATTGGCAACCTGGTAAAAAAACAGGTTTTCGAATTGGCTGAATTTCTCAATATCCCGGCTCCTATAATTAATAAGCCACCTTCCGCCGGTCTGTGGGAGGGACAGAGTGACGAAAAAGAAATGGGCTTCACATACGAAGAGCTGGATAGATATATCTTAACGGGGCAAGCTGAAGATGAATTAAGAAGGAAAGTAAACAATCTGGCTATGAAGAGTATGCATAAAAAACAATTACCGGCCATGCCTCCCTCATAA
- the ruvB gene encoding Holliday junction branch migration DNA helicase RuvB gives MGDLNKERIITAALREEDTDTEVSLRPRKLSEYIGQDKVKETIGIFIQAALQRGETLDHVLLFGPPGLGKTTLANIISNELGVNIRTTSGPAIERPGDLAAILTNLQQGDVLFIDEVHRLSRTVEEILYPAMEDFSLDIIIGKGPGARSIRIDLPRFTLIGATTRAGLMTSPLRDRFGVISRLDYYRTVDLVTIIIRAARILNVDIDGGGAEEIARRSRGTPRIANRLLKRVRDYAQVKADGVLTRTVAVEALEFFEVDPLGLDQADRRVLSAVITKFAGGPVGVETIAAATGEEAGTVEDVYEPYLLQLGLLARTPRGRVATPAAYKHLGVEMPGAKQPTLW, from the coding sequence ATGGGGGACTTAAATAAAGAAAGAATAATAACGGCTGCCCTGAGGGAAGAAGATACGGATACCGAGGTCAGCCTGCGCCCGCGCAAACTGAGCGAATATATTGGACAGGATAAGGTTAAAGAAACTATTGGTATATTTATTCAAGCCGCTTTGCAGCGTGGCGAAACGCTGGATCATGTGCTTTTATTCGGCCCGCCAGGTTTGGGTAAAACTACGCTGGCCAATATCATTTCCAATGAGTTGGGCGTTAATATCCGTACTACCTCCGGGCCGGCTATCGAACGTCCCGGGGATTTAGCGGCTATTTTAACCAACCTGCAGCAGGGAGATGTTTTGTTTATTGATGAGGTGCACCGCCTCAGCCGTACGGTGGAGGAAATACTATACCCGGCGATGGAGGATTTTTCCCTGGATATTATTATTGGCAAAGGGCCCGGGGCCCGTTCCATAAGAATTGATTTGCCTCGTTTTACACTGATTGGCGCCACTACCAGGGCGGGTTTAATGACTTCTCCCCTACGGGATCGGTTTGGCGTGATTAGCAGACTGGATTATTATCGTACCGTTGACCTGGTAACTATTATCATTCGAGCGGCCAGAATCTTAAACGTGGATATTGACGGCGGCGGTGCGGAGGAAATCGCTCGTCGGTCTCGCGGCACTCCACGCATTGCCAATCGCCTGTTGAAACGGGTGCGTGATTATGCTCAGGTTAAGGCTGATGGGGTGCTTACCCGGACTGTGGCCGTCGAGGCGCTGGAGTTTTTTGAAGTTGATCCGCTGGGACTGGACCAGGCTGACCGCCGGGTATTGTCAGCGGTGATCACCAAGTTTGCCGGCGGTCCCGTGGGGGTGGAAACTATTGCGGCGGCTACCGGTGAGGAGGCGGGCACCGTAGAGGATGTTTATGAGCCTTATCTGTTGCAGTTGGGTCTTTTAGCCCGTACTCCGCGTGGCCGGGTGGCCACGCCTGCCGCCTATAAACATTTGGGTGTGGAGATGCCCGGAGCAAAACAGCCCACGTTGTGGTAA
- a CDS encoding epoxyqueuosine reductase QueH produces the protein MKILLHACCGPCTIYPLKKLRSDNHKVYGYFSNPNIHPYTEWRKRKETLLDYARDNDLQMIVNDDYDLDGYLREVVHRESVRCRYCYIMRLRQTAKVARHGKFDAFSTTLLVSPFQKHDLIAEIGRAVGEEAGVPFYYTDFRTGYREATEISRSLNMYRQQYCGCIYSERERYDKKYKK, from the coding sequence ATGAAAATTTTATTGCATGCCTGCTGTGGTCCCTGCACCATTTACCCACTGAAAAAATTAAGGTCTGATAACCATAAGGTTTATGGCTATTTTAGTAACCCCAATATACATCCCTATACAGAGTGGCGGAAAAGAAAAGAAACCTTGCTGGATTATGCCCGGGACAATGATTTACAGATGATTGTCAACGATGATTACGATTTGGATGGCTACCTGCGGGAGGTAGTGCATCGGGAAAGCGTACGCTGCCGGTATTGTTATATTATGCGCCTGCGTCAAACGGCCAAAGTGGCGAGGCATGGCAAATTCGACGCTTTCAGTACCACATTGTTGGTCAGCCCCTTTCAAAAACATGACTTAATTGCTGAGATCGGCCGTGCCGTGGGTGAAGAAGCGGGGGTGCCCTTTTATTATACCGATTTCAGGACGGGTTATCGGGAGGCTACGGAGATATCCCGGTCGCTCAATATGTACAGGCAGCAGTACTGCGGCTGCATATACAGTGAAAGGGAACGCTATGACAAGAAATATAAAAAATAA
- the yajC gene encoding preprotein translocase subunit YajC: MNETTIGILYIVGLFALLWFLMIRPQQQRQKKHAQMVSNIKVNDRVVTVGGIYGTIIKVKEDTFILRVAENVRIEILKTAVAQIISSSESIDLKKD, translated from the coding sequence GTGAATGAAACAACTATTGGCATATTATATATTGTCGGTTTATTTGCATTGCTTTGGTTTTTAATGATCAGACCCCAGCAGCAGCGCCAAAAAAAGCATGCTCAAATGGTATCCAATATAAAGGTAAATGATCGGGTTGTCACGGTGGGCGGCATTTACGGCACTATAATAAAAGTTAAAGAAGATACTTTTATTTTGCGGGTAGCTGAAAATGTACGTATTGAAATATTGAAAACCGCAGTGGCGCAGATTATTTCGAGCAGTGAAAGTATTGACCTTAAAAAAGATTAA
- the queA gene encoding tRNA preQ1(34) S-adenosylmethionine ribosyltransferase-isomerase QueA, whose translation MKVADFEYFLPDELIAQDPAPVRDESRLMILPKKGGEPLHGLFKDIIDYIRPQDVLVINDTKVIPARLWGKKEGTGTTIEVLLLTRRDEHIWETLVRPGRRVPPGTKIIFGDELTGTVEAVADEGCRLIKFHYQGVFEELLDKLGVMPLPPYIKKQPMDPGRYQTVYARDPGSAAAPTAGLHFTPELLQKVRDRGTAVVPVLLHVGLGTFRPVKVDEVTSHRMHAEFYSVPEETAHVINDTRIRGGRVIAVGTTTTRCLETAAQDTGKVQPGAGRTEIFIYPGYRFRAVDGLITNFHLPRSTLLMMVSALVGRERLLDTYNLAVRMRYRFFSFGDAMLII comes from the coding sequence ATGAAGGTAGCCGATTTTGAATATTTCTTGCCTGATGAATTGATTGCCCAGGATCCCGCACCCGTTCGGGATGAATCCAGGCTGATGATATTGCCTAAAAAAGGAGGGGAACCTCTACACGGGTTATTTAAAGATATTATTGATTATATAAGGCCGCAGGATGTGCTGGTAATCAACGATACCAAAGTGATTCCGGCGCGTCTTTGGGGTAAAAAAGAGGGTACGGGAACAACTATAGAGGTGTTGCTGCTGACCCGCCGTGATGAGCACATCTGGGAAACGCTAGTGCGTCCCGGGCGGCGCGTCCCGCCTGGGACTAAAATTATATTTGGCGATGAATTGACGGGTACTGTGGAAGCTGTGGCGGATGAAGGATGTCGGTTAATTAAATTTCATTATCAGGGTGTGTTTGAAGAACTGCTGGACAAGTTGGGGGTTATGCCCCTGCCGCCATACATAAAAAAGCAGCCTATGGACCCCGGTCGTTATCAAACCGTATATGCCCGGGATCCCGGCTCGGCCGCCGCGCCCACCGCCGGGCTGCACTTTACGCCGGAGCTGCTGCAAAAAGTAAGGGACCGGGGCACAGCGGTTGTTCCCGTGCTGCTGCACGTGGGGTTGGGTACTTTCAGGCCGGTTAAGGTAGACGAGGTAACCAGCCACCGGATGCATGCCGAATTTTATTCCGTGCCGGAGGAAACAGCGCATGTAATTAATGACACCAGGATCCGGGGCGGCCGGGTGATTGCGGTGGGCACCACTACCACCCGGTGCCTGGAAACGGCGGCACAAGATACAGGTAAGGTGCAGCCGGGGGCGGGGCGGACGGAAATATTTATTTATCCCGGTTATCGTTTTCGGGCCGTGGACGGGCTGATTACAAATTTTCATTTGCCCCGCAGCACATTACTCATGATGGTTAGCGCGCTGGTGGGCCGGGAGCGGCTGTTGGATACTTATAACCTGGCAGTGCGGATGCGCTACAGGTTTTTCAGTTTTGGCGATGCTATGTTAATAATATGA
- a CDS encoding Xaa-Pro peptidase family protein: MINKIKTMRLNYLQTRLIELEIDAAILVLSRDILYYIGTAQPCILVVTQNDYFLIVRRALDFVLNEAWIDSSKILNGGSFKETLLKIKEIGINKGKLGLELDVIPAELFLKIMRIFTDFEFVNISEEIMMQRMKKDQEEIGLIRTACNIMNAGHQRVLDVLTEGMTELELAAEVEYAHRKVGHEGILSMRNFDFYISRGPLSSGENLFKVSGFSNTITGIGLSPAVPAGPSLRKIRSGDIIIVDIPTCHQGYHCDETRTYVLGKASAEVTDLFKVLRDVSDNVIASLREGVKCSEVFDKAYSCAKRWGAEEYFLGLTPRKGNFVGHGIGLDANEPPILFEKSNFELRSNFVMTIEIHLTHPEHGAVKLEDMVLIRENGCEILSVTKRELFVV, encoded by the coding sequence ATGATAAATAAGATTAAGACAATGAGGTTGAATTATCTTCAAACAAGACTTATAGAGTTGGAAATAGATGCTGCTATCCTCGTTCTTTCTAGAGATATTCTTTATTATATCGGAACAGCACAACCTTGTATTTTAGTAGTAACCCAAAACGATTATTTTCTGATTGTAAGAAGGGCATTGGATTTTGTATTAAACGAAGCATGGATAGATAGTAGTAAAATTCTCAACGGTGGTAGCTTTAAGGAAACATTGTTAAAAATAAAAGAAATCGGCATAAATAAAGGAAAATTAGGATTAGAATTGGATGTTATTCCTGCAGAACTATTTTTAAAGATAATGAGAATATTTACTGATTTCGAGTTCGTTAATATTTCAGAAGAAATAATGATGCAAAGAATGAAAAAGGATCAGGAAGAAATCGGCTTAATTAGGACAGCTTGCAACATAATGAATGCTGGCCACCAAAGAGTCCTTGACGTGCTTACCGAAGGAATGACAGAGCTAGAACTTGCGGCAGAAGTTGAATATGCTCATAGAAAAGTCGGGCACGAAGGAATATTGTCTATGAGAAATTTTGATTTTTATATAAGTCGTGGTCCGCTTTCTTCTGGTGAAAACTTGTTTAAGGTAAGTGGTTTTTCCAATACAATTACTGGTATAGGTCTGAGTCCGGCAGTACCCGCTGGACCGTCTTTAAGAAAAATAAGAAGTGGAGATATAATTATAGTTGATATACCTACTTGCCACCAAGGCTATCATTGCGATGAGACGCGTACATATGTATTAGGTAAAGCCTCTGCAGAGGTGACGGATTTATTTAAGGTTCTTAGGGACGTTTCAGATAATGTTATCGCTTCTTTGAGAGAGGGAGTTAAATGTAGTGAAGTATTTGATAAAGCGTATTCTTGTGCTAAGCGATGGGGTGCCGAAGAGTACTTTTTGGGGCTGACACCGAGGAAGGGCAACTTTGTTGGTCATGGAATAGGTTTAGATGCCAATGAACCACCTATATTATTTGAAAAATCAAACTTTGAATTAAGAAGTAATTTTGTTATGACTATTGAGATTCATTTGACCCACCCGGAACATGGTGCGGTAAAATTGGAGGATATGGTTTTGATAAGAGAAAATGGATGTGAAATACTATCTGTTACTAAGAGGGAACTATTTGTAGTATAA
- the ruvA gene encoding Holliday junction branch migration protein RuvA: MIAFLRGTVANVETDAVALDVHGVGYKVNVTAACAAGLSGLGEQEVFLHTHMIVREDDMQLYGFFSTDEINVFLLLLGVNGVGPRAALAVLSHLTPRGLARAVTLEDISALTKVPGVGKKIAQRIVLELKDKFKKLGVKLTETLPQQGEAAAAGVLDDALAGLLALGYGAGEAREAVHRARESTLDKTAGVAELVKLALRFLDKTK, from the coding sequence ATGATAGCGTTTTTAAGGGGCACTGTGGCCAACGTGGAAACCGACGCAGTAGCGCTTGATGTGCATGGTGTTGGCTATAAGGTTAACGTAACTGCCGCGTGTGCTGCCGGTTTGTCCGGGCTGGGTGAGCAAGAAGTTTTTTTACATACGCATATGATTGTCCGGGAAGATGACATGCAGCTGTATGGCTTCTTCAGCACTGACGAAATAAATGTTTTCCTGCTGTTGTTGGGAGTGAACGGTGTGGGGCCGCGGGCCGCTCTGGCCGTTCTGTCTCACTTAACGCCGCGGGGACTGGCCCGGGCTGTAACGCTGGAGGATATATCGGCACTTACTAAGGTGCCGGGAGTAGGTAAAAAGATTGCTCAGCGGATTGTGCTGGAGTTAAAGGATAAATTTAAAAAGTTAGGCGTTAAACTAACCGAAACGCTGCCACAGCAGGGTGAAGCAGCGGCAGCCGGTGTTCTGGATGATGCCTTGGCCGGTCTTTTGGCACTGGGCTATGGTGCAGGTGAAGCTCGGGAAGCTGTACATCGGGCAAGGGAATCAACACTGGATAAAACAGCTGGTGTGGCCGAGTTAGTCAAGCTGGCTCTGCGTTTTTTGGATAAAACCAAGTAG
- the ruvC gene encoding crossover junction endodeoxyribonuclease RuvC produces MRVLGVDPGIAITGFGIVDYAGNSFTPVAYGCIRTASDMPPHLRLYKLYNELKNLIVKYRPQCLAVEELFFNSNVRTAMSVGQARGVIILTAAQADLAVFEYTPLQVKQAVVGRGRADKQQVQYMIKIILNLTAVPRPDDVADALAVAVCHVNNSSSLIGK; encoded by the coding sequence ATGCGTGTTTTGGGGGTAGACCCCGGAATCGCTATTACCGGCTTTGGTATTGTGGACTATGCCGGTAATAGTTTTACACCTGTGGCCTACGGTTGTATACGAACTGCGTCGGATATGCCGCCGCACTTAAGGTTATATAAATTATATAATGAGTTAAAGAATTTAATAGTTAAATATCGTCCCCAATGTTTGGCTGTGGAAGAGTTATTCTTTAACAGTAATGTACGTACAGCTATGTCGGTGGGCCAAGCCCGGGGAGTGATTATACTGACGGCGGCTCAGGCTGACCTTGCAGTTTTTGAATACACGCCTTTACAAGTGAAACAAGCTGTGGTGGGACGCGGTCGGGCAGACAAACAACAGGTACAATATATGATTAAAATTATACTGAATTTAACGGCTGTTCCCCGGCCTGACGATGTAGCCGACGCGTTGGCTGTGGCCGTTTGCCACGTCAATAATAGCAGTAGCCTAATTGGAAAATAA
- a CDS encoding SpoIID/LytB domain-containing protein, whose amino-acid sequence MAGRYIVKRFYSKLWIFALLLLIVLWPGGPAWCDVQVVPHTVRVGLMQNVSQVSIVLQGEYRLINVDTGQVIGESGAGRWTVENANGLCRVLKDGAYVGLYNGPVKADGIAASEINILSGADMLLSKDSPADLTAQGADGFEYLGADRAGCYVLGESGSVKQLSRGGLNIAGVEKGGQLKHYRGSLEIRPAENGLTVINELPIEQYLYGVVPAEMPVSFPEEALKAQAVAARSYLLTQLGNYASYGFDVLDGQSSQMYQGYDGEKPASSMAVDATKGLVLTYRDRPVEAFFHSSSGGYTENSEDVWGDALGFIRTKEDFFDNNSKHYNWSVTYSAGELVTLVNRQLKQYVNSSGFTGLTGITDLKVLEYTASGQRVKKLSIEGIDVGGGPQAYTVANADRVRTVLGLCSALFTMQKQTDDSGLISSITFTGSGLGHGLGMSQYGAAGWADQGYSFQDILQYYYTDIKLAENYGM is encoded by the coding sequence ATGGCGGGAAGGTATATAGTTAAACGCTTTTATTCGAAGTTATGGATATTTGCGTTATTGCTGCTGATTGTCTTATGGCCGGGCGGACCGGCTTGGTGTGACGTACAGGTTGTTCCCCATACCGTGCGGGTGGGGCTCATGCAAAACGTATCGCAGGTGTCCATTGTTTTGCAAGGTGAGTACAGGCTAATCAATGTTGATACCGGCCAGGTGATTGGTGAGAGCGGAGCAGGCCGTTGGACGGTGGAAAATGCAAATGGTCTGTGCCGGGTGCTAAAAGACGGTGCATATGTGGGCCTGTACAATGGCCCCGTTAAGGCCGATGGCATTGCTGCCTCTGAAATAAACATATTATCCGGTGCTGATATGCTGTTGTCTAAAGACTCTCCGGCGGACCTGACGGCACAGGGTGCCGATGGTTTTGAATACCTGGGTGCAGACAGGGCGGGCTGTTACGTGCTGGGCGAGAGCGGTTCGGTCAAGCAGCTTTCCAGGGGAGGATTAAATATCGCCGGTGTGGAAAAGGGCGGTCAATTAAAGCATTACCGGGGCAGCTTAGAAATCAGGCCTGCTGAAAACGGCCTGACGGTGATTAACGAATTACCCATTGAACAGTATTTGTATGGCGTAGTTCCGGCGGAGATGCCCGTGTCTTTCCCCGAAGAAGCGCTGAAGGCCCAAGCGGTGGCGGCCCGCAGCTATTTGCTTACCCAACTGGGCAACTATGCCAGTTATGGGTTTGATGTATTGGACGGTCAGTCCAGCCAGATGTACCAAGGTTATGACGGCGAAAAACCGGCTTCCAGCATGGCTGTTGATGCTACCAAAGGCCTGGTATTGACCTATCGCGACCGGCCGGTGGAAGCATTTTTCCATTCCTCCAGCGGCGGTTATACTGAAAACAGCGAAGACGTCTGGGGTGATGCATTGGGTTTTATTCGAACTAAAGAAGATTTCTTCGATAATAACAGTAAACATTATAACTGGTCGGTTACTTATTCGGCCGGTGAGTTGGTAACGTTAGTTAACCGGCAGTTAAAACAGTATGTAAATAGCAGCGGGTTTACCGGGTTGACCGGTATAACCGATTTAAAGGTACTGGAATATACCGCTTCAGGTCAGAGGGTTAAAAAGCTGTCGATTGAAGGTATTGACGTTGGGGGTGGTCCACAAGCATATACTGTTGCCAATGCTGACCGGGTGCGTACTGTTCTTGGCCTGTGCAGCGCATTATTTACCATGCAGAAGCAAACCGATGACAGTGGTTTGATTAGCAGTATAACATTCACCGGCAGTGGTTTGGGGCACGGGCTGGGCATGTCACAATACGGAGCAGCCGGTTGGGCCGATCAAGGTTATAGTTTCCAGGATATTTTGCAATACTATTATACAGATATAAAGCTGGCGGAAAACTACGGTATGTAA
- a CDS encoding YebC/PmpR family DNA-binding transcriptional regulator, with protein MSGHSKWSTIKRKKAKVDSQRGKIFTKIAKEIIASARQGGGDPEANLRLKNAIAKAKEENIPNDNIQRAIKRGTGELGGANYEELTYEGYGPGGVAVMLDIMTDNRNRTAGEIRHLFSKYGGNLGETGCVSWMFDTRGVLIIEKANLEADTDEFLLTALDAGALDVKEEDDSLEVITEPDAMNQVAETLAVEGIKISLAEVTRIPQTTVMITGSQQEQMLKLMDMLEDHEDVQEVYANFDIVDEE; from the coding sequence GTGTCAGGGCATTCTAAATGGTCAACTATAAAAAGAAAAAAGGCTAAAGTTGATTCGCAGCGAGGGAAAATTTTCACTAAAATAGCCAAGGAGATAATTGCCTCTGCCAGGCAGGGCGGAGGTGACCCGGAGGCTAATTTACGATTAAAGAACGCCATTGCTAAAGCCAAGGAAGAAAATATACCTAACGATAACATACAGAGAGCCATTAAGCGGGGTACCGGTGAATTAGGCGGTGCTAATTATGAGGAATTAACCTACGAAGGTTATGGCCCCGGAGGGGTTGCCGTAATGCTCGATATTATGACGGATAATCGTAACCGTACGGCTGGTGAAATAAGACATTTATTTTCCAAGTACGGCGGCAACCTTGGTGAAACCGGTTGTGTTTCCTGGATGTTCGATACCCGCGGGGTACTGATTATTGAAAAAGCCAATCTGGAAGCGGACACTGATGAGTTTTTGCTTACCGCTCTTGACGCCGGTGCGCTGGATGTCAAGGAGGAGGACGACAGCTTGGAAGTAATCACTGAACCGGATGCTATGAACCAGGTGGCTGAAACGCTGGCAGTTGAGGGGATAAAAATAAGCCTTGCGGAGGTAACCAGGATACCTCAAACTACTGTAATGATTACCGGCAGCCAACAGGAGCAAATGCTTAAGCTGATGGATATGCTGGAGGACCATGAAGATGTACAGGAAGTTTACGCTAATTTTGATATTGTAGATGAAGAATAG